CATCCCATTGGCATATATTTGCAATTTCCGAGGAAATTAGTGTTAGGTCTACCGCTGAGGCATTCTGTCCAGGTAGGGTAATCCGCGTGGGTCTCCCATCATTGCAGCAAACTAGATCCAAATCCTCTAAGGATTCAGCAATTATTCTTCCATTAACATTAACAGACACTTGACTTCCCCAAAGTgcattatgtgcattcatatcccccattaaaattttatttcccctgattttatttatgcgtccaacccaactatttaaatttatttttgccctaggatggatataaatgttaataactgtaatgtcccaatctattatttttattgctaaaatttgaattttactaacattattattatacctatatacTATTTTGTGATCCAGACTATTATGAACCACAGTAGCTAGGCCACCATAACCATCCCCTCGATCCAACCTATGTATTTCATATCCTCTTAGATAGAAGTGATGATTATTTTTTAGCCAAGTTTCATTTAATAGAATTAATTTGGGTCTATGTTCGCTTATGAAATATTTCAGACTGTTATAGTTACTGCTTAAACTTTTTATGTTCCATTGGATAATAAGTGGATTCTTGATATCCATCTAAATCTAGCAACTTTTGGTTCGATGAGCTTTCATGTATAAATAGCTGGTTCAAGTAATTGATTATATGTTCCTTATGTTTCCaatctagtttttttaatatcgcATTCAGTGTTTTTTCTGTGTCCCTCTCTAGTTGCTCTGTACGGGAACATCCAGGAGTCTCATTGTTTACTGCACGAGCTCTCTCTTCGCTTCTCCCATTTGGagataataaatattgattgtgtacttctttattgtatgtcttatttgtttcattagcctttcttttatttttgtttgagttATTCTCCATTTTTCTACTAAACAGGTGTTCAGGGTTACTCTTTACATTTTCTATCCATCGCATATTGATGGGAATTGTCTctaaattatttatttgagttttaTGTAATGTTGGGAATTCCTCCTGGCTCATTCTGAATATATTATTCTCTTGCGATTTTCTAGTAGAAACATAAGGAAATCTCTCGCATGCCTCGTAGTATGAAAGATTGTCCAGAGACATGACAGCCTTAATATTCCGCTGTCTCACATACTCTGGACACTCCTCATAGGTACTTATATGAAAGCTGCTATTACAATGTAAACATTTCATCGAACAATCCCCTTCATGTATTTTTTCCGCGCagtttttgcatttttctccCCCTCTACAAAGATTTTTTGTGTGTCCAAAAAGAAAACACCGATAACATTGAACCACTGGTATCATGTATGGTTTTACCCTAAAAGGGATCCCATATATATTCACTTCCTTCGGGATTACTTTTCCCGAAAAGGTAAATGCGACCGTTTCTGTATCAATATATTTCTCCGTGTCATATTTAGACTTCCGTTTAAATCGTCTTATTTCTAGTACTTTAATGTTGGCCGAAGCCAATCCCGAAAATTTGATTAGATCTGCATCCGATATACTAGTATCTACATTATTAACGACTCCCCTACATGTTACGTTATTTGCCGGAATAAACAATTCATATCCATCATTTCTGACCAcgtcatttaaaacaaatttattagcatcctcccatttcttgaaagcaacgctaattcggttttttccttttttgctaagtttaagtacattctcgatttttttgtcatttatgtattttgctaatttcAAAAAACTATAATTACCGACGTTATCGCCTTTTGACTCCATAAATACCTCAAAGGGACCGGTATCAGTGTACTGATAATAGAaatgtttttttcctttttttatttcattgttattaTTAGTGATTGAATTAGCATTGCTATCAAGTAATGGTGTATTCTTTAAACTACTATTATTTTCAGTGTTTTCTATATTATCTAACATCTCCTCATCACCGGGGGGGTTAGCCCCCCCGGTAGTATCCCCCATAATTAACCGTGTAATGCAAAGCTGTCTCTTTTTTACCTAACTAgataatgtataatttattttattcaaagaaAGTACAGGAAATTTAGGAATTCAACAGATAGGAAATTTGTTAGTTACCTCTATTATGTAGTTCCTATTTTGTTTTTGTCGCCTgcgtttttttttgaattatcactTCCACACTGAACTGTCACACAACCGAACGTTACGAAAGCTCATACAGCTATCCCCGACATTATCAGACAATCAGACTTTATATTTGACAGACAATCGacagttcaaaaactaaaaagacagattcacacccaagaaagccactagaaaaatcaccaaatacacattcttttttgagCGTCATTAGCGAAATGGTTTTTTCAAAGTCATTATTTTTACTTCTACTATAGCTAAAATAATTGCACCTTATTTGCGGATAATTGCaccattcaaaatttcatttgcggattttccgttttcgagattCGGCGCATcgctaaaaataaatttcgatttTCAGGGTATAAAATGCCGTAAAATCACTCAATAACCATATCACctaattgcacctcgtttgcggattatgaataaacgggttttaattgaaaataatgaaaattgaaaattttataagaAAAACCATCTTAATGTTGGTTGCCTACACTGTAGGGGGAAAGAAATGTCCACCATAgccagaataattttcacttttggtAAACCTAAACTGTAAGGCTAAAAGTAGTATGTACCATGGTCAAAATAACTCCTTCTAATTTAAGGATAATCCCACCtttcgaaatttcatttgcggataatccattttcaagttacatataTCAAAATGAAATGTCTCGAGACAGCGCCAAAGTGTATATTTGCATTTTCGGGATATTAAAAgctgtaaaaataacaataactatatcatttaatttctccTCATTTGAGGATTATCTCTCCAatcaaaatttcatttgcggaatttgcgttttcgagatataagcaaataAAAAGTTGAGATATCGGCGCAGCGCTAAAAATAAACTTCGATTTTCTGGGTATAAAAAGCCGTAAAATCACTAATAAACCATATTACCTAATTGCTTCACGTTTGCGGATTATGAATAAActggttttaattgaaaataatgacaattaaaaaatttacaaaGAAAAAAGAATTCATGTTGGCTGCCTACACTGCAGGTGCAAAAGTTCACTTTGGGTGAAAATAAATCTAAAGGCGGGTCcacatcaataaaaatgtatgtatgcgGCGCACAGTCAACATCAACAAAAAGTTCAACGCACGATTGTTTTTGGATGtgggaaattaaattaaaaaaatggaaagtccctacTTCAACGGAAAacgttacttaactttttttggttttagggctTAATCTTCACAACTTTCCTTTCAAGcgtactttcctcccctactattaggtGTATTCTCACTTCTCACATGAAAAATAAGAATATTAGAATATGTGAAGATAATACTTAGTAGAACCTAGATGAGATAAAACTGGACtgtaggagtccgtgtatggagaataGCAGCCatagacaaataaaaatattgtgtgtgtactttgtacgcacgtaagaagttatacttcttgtTGTATTAGTTAGTAAGTTGTTCTCCTTTTTAGTTATATCTCTGATTTGTTCtttgtaatttttacattttttttacctCAGATGCATTTTTCCCTGTTCATTTGACGAGCTTGGTTGCTCATCATTTCTCTGCTTATTTTTCCAGAAACAAAGGTTAGAAAACTGTCCTTTTCTATTGCAAATCTCACAGGTTTGGTTATATGCAGGGCACTTTCTCACCTCATGCTTTGTATCGCACCGTATACAGTTTCTTGTAAACTTAAATTTAACTGCGTTTATTTCTTCTGTTTCTTCTTTTGTATTTAACAGTTCGACATGCTTTAAGGTCACCTCTATGCTCCTACAATATTCTTGCATTTTGTCCAGAGACATGGTTGTCTCTCTCAGCAAATGTCTCTGAACTTGTTTATCAAGCACGCCCAAGACCATCCTATCTTTAATCATTCGATCTGCATAACTTTGCTTGCACTTGTCTTTCTCACAAATGAATCCACAATTTGCAGCTTGCTTCTTaagttctgttaaaaatgaaTCAATGCCCTGACCTTCTTTTTGCTGGATATTATTAAACTTAAAGGTTTCCATACAAATATTTTGTTTGGGCAGAAAGTGGTTATCAAAACAAGATATAACATCAGCAAAATTGTCTCTTTTGTTTTCGGGAAATGTGTTGAAAATATCCAGACAACTTTCACCAAGGATATTCAGCAACAATGCCACTTTTATTTTCTCTGCAGCCTCGCTTCTTCCAGAAGCCAACAAAAAGATTTCAAATTTTTGTTTCCACTTTGTCCAACCTTGTGGTTCATTCACGTTGAAGGATTCAGGAGGCTTAAAATACTCCATTGTAGGTACTGTTTTgcaattttgtataatattttaatCGATTTTGTAGTCTCAAATTTTGGAGGGAAACGAACCTGCAACTTCCCTGCCTGTTTCCTTTCAATCCAATGGCTTTAAATCACTTCTGACACCATGTTTTGCTTTCAtgtagtgttattttttatttactcatatttcatataaaaactactttatttaattatggtttttattaatttttatcttcAAAGTACAAATTTTTATTACATCGTGACTGTCATGTTATATTCAGTGTCGCCAAcctcaaaatatcaaaataacctATAAAAGATAACAgtaggtaccaacttaaaattacAAAGAACAAATCAGAGATGTAACTAAAAAGGAGAACAACTTACTAACTAATACaacacttctattatatgatttaaacgaaattaatatactttttatttatattttatttaaatattaaactaatttatacttactacttctcaaacatttttattaaaacagtgccaaaaattaaaataataaaagaataaaacacacaccaacacattaaaaatgccacaaatgatttctgaacattaattatcggatattttttttatttatcgtattttatgaaaataaaattatataataaatatacttacaatcataaaatgtataaaaaaaaataaaaaataaaagtttttattgggattcgaaccagctatcagcgcggttggtatattggggttcattcgccttaaacgcttcaccacggaggcaatgtgtcattatgtgcgaagatcgactaactaaacggattaagcttttgatatttttgaattaaattaaattgttttgattttgaattgaaatgatttagaattgaaaaatacaacaaaacatagagtaagaaaacaatatattaggtgaacattgatagaaattttgatggtaatcaaattatgtaaataaaagtattacatactatgtattttggtaggttcaaataggtaggtacctatgatacatttacaattattacgtacctgttgcttttaaaaactatttaaatgtcactacaattataaactttttgtttctgtcctcacaacaataaaactaatatattatacatttgtttaccttcatattgaacaattatttattattgacagatcatttcaacacccaatcagagcccgtataaagactaataccatactgtcggtgtgcgcatgcgcgcagatcaatataaattcaccctcaatctcaatcgcgcctaaagaagtataacttcaaaaatggtggaggcaaaaaataaaggaagccaaggctcaatttgggctgtagtgccgtagacgAGGAAAACTTCTGAGCAGTATAACACAGTAGGTATTTTCTTTCCATATACCATTGTATAACCATATACTCAAAAGATGTGTGATAGTACATTTTAGGTATATTAAtaaaa
This genomic window from Diabrotica virgifera virgifera chromosome 1, PGI_DIABVI_V3a contains:
- the LOC126892932 gene encoding uncharacterized protein LOC126892932, translated to MEYFKPPESFNVNEPQGWTKWKQKFEIFLLASGRSEAAEKIKVALLLNILGESCLDIFNTFPENKRDNFADVISCFDNHFLPKQNICMETFKFNNIQQKEGQGIDSFLTELKKQAANCGFICEKDKCKQSYADRMIKDRMVLGVLDKQVQRHLLRETTMSLDKMQEYCRSIEVTLKHVELLNTKEETEEINAVKFKFTRNCIRCDTKHEVRKCPAYNQTCEICNRKGQFSNLCFWKNKQRNDEQPSSSNEQGKMHLR